The Abditibacteriaceae bacterium DNA window GCTTGCCATCGCTGATGGTGTAAGTGATGGTTGCGACGCCGTTGAAGTCCTTGGCAGGCGCGAAGTCGATGGTGCCGTTGGTGGTGTTGATCGAAGCAACGCCTTGAGCTGCAGGCACAGACACGTCCGTAACTGTCAGGGTCTTGTTATCGATATCGGTGTCGTTAGCTGCAGCGTCGATATTGACGCCGGCTTCTTCTTCCGTGCTCGTGGCATCATCAACAGCAACTGGAGCATCGTTGACCGAGTTAACGGTGATTTTGACTTCACCTTCATCGCTTCCACCTTTGCCGTCGCTTACGGTGTAGTTGACGGTTCCCGTGGCGTTGGAGTCGGCTGTCGGCGTGAATACGATCTTACCGTCGACAACTGTCGCTGTGCCGCCGGTGACTGTTCCTACGGTGATGGTCAGTGCATCGCCATCAGCGTCGGTGTCATTGGCTTTGGCGTCGATTGTAGCCGCCGTGTCTTCGTTTGTGCTGGCCGTGTCATCAGTGGCAACTGGCGCACGGTTGGTGGACGCAGTGACGAACTTAACGTCATCAACCGAAGCCTGCATGAAGAATGAAGTTTGGACTGAGGCAAACCGCAGACGAACTGTCTGACCCGCGAACTGTGTGAGGTCAGTGGTGTAAACAGTTGGTGCTTTGGAGTTGGGATCCCCCGAATTGGTGCGAAAAACGTTGAGAAGCACATCGCTGCTGGCAACAGAGTCTGCAGGTGCCGTTGGCTTGACGATGTCAACACGATACTGCTGGTTGGCAATACCTGAAGGAGAAAGGCTCGCCGGTGTGTAGAAGACTCCTGCTCGATTCTCATAGTAAAGGGAAAAAGACAGGACATGCTGTTTTCCTGCCTCGAGGAATACATCCTGATACAGGATCTGGTTAGTTGGACCGTTTTGATCTGCCACTGCCGCATAGGCACCTTCGGGAGGGGCAGCGATGAGGTAATTGCTAACGGGAGACCGGGTACCTGAGTATGAGTACCATTCTCCTGAGTATTCCTTTCGTCCGGCGTTTGTCCACCCTGCCAAGGTCCCAGTCTCAAAATTACCGTTCACGACTGTATTAACAGCAACCGGCGTACTGTTGGCATCCTGAAGAACTTGCACGTTGTCTAAGAAGCCGTCCGCATTATTACCTTCATCGAAGGTGGTGACGTCCTGCAAACTGAGTGTGCTACTCGTTGCAGTAGCGGTAAAAGTGACGGACTTGGCCGTGTAAACCAGGGGACTGCCACCGGGGTCAGACGATATTGTCTGGTCAAGATTGCCCGTGAAGCCAACACTGATTCTCTGCACTCGCGCAATGGGGTTAACTCCATAGTCGAATGACACAGTGTATTTTTTCCCGACGATTGTAGGGAAACTCTGCGAAATCTTAAGCGAGCCGACTAGATTGCCACTATTTAGGATTACTTTTCTAGTACCGTTACTGGCTGGGAAGCCAGACGGCTCATTCATAACCCCATTATTATTAGGAGAGGGATTAGTGACGTTCCAGCCGGAAAAGTTGCCCGTCTCGAAGCTGCCGTTCTGGAGCAGGTTGGTCTGGGCGTGTGCCGGAGCCATCAACAGGCCGCCTGCGACGAGGACAAACATCGGGGCGATCGTCTTTTGTGCTGTCTTGGAAAACATTCGTTTCATAAAGTGCGTGTTCCCACGGGCTCAGCCCGCTGTCTAAGCGCTTATCGCGCAAGATGCCTGCTTCACAGGCATCGGTCGAATGGAGTAACGGTGTCTCTCCATCAGTTCGGGTAAATAGCAGCAATCGGTTGCTATTTACGCAGCACATAGAATCATCCTTAAACGGCAGAAATTCCTCATGAGCGGATGCGCTCATTCCCGTGAGCGGATGCGCTCATCTTTTTGACGGTTTTTCGTCACGCGCTATAAACAAAGCGATGCCGCACGATTTCAACTCCCACCTGACAACCGGTGTCACCGGCGCGGCAACGCCGTACAATGCCGATAACCGCAATAGATGCCGGTGCCAAACGGGTGCTGCTCGGAACGTCTTTGCCGGCTAGCATGCTGAGCACGCCGGGAAAAACAATGAAAAGGCGTTGGCCTAGTCCGACCGCGTGTTGGAGCGAGAGCCGCAAGCCGTTGGCACTGAGGTCTTGCAGCTGGGCTGCGTCGTGACTGGCCTCAAAGCGCGCACCGGTGGGGTCGCTGCCGCGCACCTGCGCCCATGCCGACACCGGAATCCGTTGATTCCGGCGCCGCTCACTTTGCGATGTTGTTGACAAATCGCCCTCGGAGAATTGCGAATCTGAGGGCGAAAAATAAGGCTGCGTCTGGTGTGGCAGTGGTGTTTGTGTCGAGTCGTTAAAGTTCAAGAGAATCCCCGCACACTTCAGAATGCCTGAAAGAGGGGAATGGCGCGTGAGCGTATCCGCTCAATTTTGCGCGCAGGTGCGCTCACTTATTAATCGAACGGACGTTTGGATAAATTGTCGTGAATGGGAGTACGGTCGAAATCGACCGTACTCGAAGACAAATATGCCGGTTTAGTTTTGTTTGGGTGGGGTCAGAATGTTGTGTTGAAACGCATAAACCAGCAGACCGAGACGGTCGGAAATGTCGAGCTTGGCGAAGATGGAACCAAGATGACGCCGCACTGTCGGCTCGCTGATAAAAAGAGCGTCACCGATTTGCTGATTTTTCAAGCCCTTGGCTATGAGTTCGATAACCTCTCGTTCCCGTTCGGTGAGAGACGCGATTTTCTCGGCTTCAGGGTCAAGAGTTACCGGCTGCTGGCTTTGCCACATATGCGTAAGCGCCGTCGCCATCATGTTGCGCTCCAGCCACACTTCGCCGAGGCTGACTTTCTCGATAGCGCGCAGCAAGACATCGGGCGCGCGGTCTTTGAGCACGACGCCAAGCGCTCCCAGACGAACCGCCTGCGCGTGCTTTTGAGAATCGTGGTCGCCCGTCAGCAAGATAACGCGGCTTTTGCCCTTAGTTGTTTCCAGCAGTTCGCTGAGAAAGTCGAGGCCGTTTTCTTCACCCAAAGCCAGGTCTAAAAGAATAATATCGGGGCATTTCTCTTCGGCCAGAGCGAGCGCGTCACAACGATTATCACATTCACCCACGATCTCAAAACCGCGACGCGTTTCGATGAGCATCCGCAATCCCGCACGAATAATGACATGGTCATCAACGAGGAGAATACGCGCGCAAGAAAGGGAGAAGCGTTCGCTCAAATGAAGACTCTCATAAATGGTCGGGGCGGGAATCGCAGGGCTTAGAGTGGGATTGTAACACGCACAACGGTTTCGGCACGGAGATATTCCACAAGTGTGGTGCCTCCCAGCGATGCAGCACGCCCCGAAATCGACCGGGGCACAAATGCTGTTTCGAACATTGAAACTTCTTCGTTGGAGATGGTCAATTCCAGATTCTTCGCGTCTGAAGTGATTTCGATGCTCGCGCGCGTCGCCTTGGTATGGCGTCGAATGTTACTTAACCCCTCGCAAATCATTTGGAAAAGTTCGGCGGCGAGGCGGTCGTTGTAGGGAAATGCGGCGTCCATTTCAATTTCCACCACAATTGTCGTGGCAGCGGTGAATTTTGTGACAAAACGCTCAATCGACGAATGGAGGCTGCCCTTCGCGCGTCCGCT harbors:
- a CDS encoding response regulator transcription factor yields the protein MSERFSLSCARILLVDDHVIIRAGLRMLIETRRGFEIVGECDNRCDALALAEEKCPDIILLDLALGEENGLDFLSELLETTKGKSRVILLTGDHDSQKHAQAVRLGALGVVLKDRAPDVLLRAIEKVSLGEVWLERNMMATALTHMWQSQQPVTLDPEAEKIASLTEREREVIELIAKGLKNQQIGDALFISEPTVRRHLGSIFAKLDISDRLGLLVYAFQHNILTPPKQN
- a CDS encoding Ig-like domain-containing protein; the encoded protein is MKRMFSKTAQKTIAPMFVLVAGGLLMAPAHAQTNLLQNGSFETGNFSGWNVTNPSPNNNGVMNEPSGFPASNGTRKVILNSGNLVGSLKISQSFPTIVGKKYTVSFDYGVNPIARVQRISVGFTGNLDQTISSDPGGSPLVYTAKSVTFTATATSSTLSLQDVTTFDEGNNADGFLDNVQVLQDANSTPVAVNTVVNGNFETGTLAGWTNAGRKEYSGEWYSYSGTRSPVSNYLIAAPPEGAYAAVADQNGPTNQILYQDVFLEAGKQHVLSFSLYYENRAGVFYTPASLSPSGIANQQYRVDIVKPTAPADSVASSDVLLNVFRTNSGDPNSKAPTVYTTDLTQFAGQTVRLRFASVQTSFFMQASVDDVKFVTASTNRAPVATDDTASTNEDTAATIDAKANDTDADGDALTITVGTVTGGTATVVDGKIVFTPTADSNATGTVNYTVSDGKGGSDEGEVKITVNSVNDAPVAVDDATSTEEEAGVNIDAAANDTDIDNKTLTVTDVSVPAAQGVASINTTNGTIDFAPAKDFNGVATITYTISDGKLTDTGELKVTVTPVNDASVANAQLVDTDEDTAKKITLTGSDIDGDTLVFVILSQPKNGKLTGAGAEWTYTPNANFNGKDDFTFSVNDSEVATV
- a CDS encoding PilZ domain-containing protein encodes the protein MNFNDSTQTPLPHQTQPYFSPSDSQFSEGDLSTTSQSERRRNQRIPVSAWAQVRGSDPTGARFEASHDAAQLQDLSANGLRLSLQHAVGLGQRLFIVFPGVLSMLAGKDVPSSTRLAPASIAVIGIVRRCRAGDTGCQVGVEIVRHRFVYSA